From a single Aggregatilinea lenta genomic region:
- a CDS encoding LysM peptidoglycan-binding domain-containing protein translates to MQRRRDRGSELVVAIAAIGTLALALTFGVILTLSSSSDDDENSTATAVVEQIGGGVTPTVALTEAATEIATEIATEIATEEPSATPRPTRTATAVPTDTAAPTATRTPQPSDTALADTDTPEPTDTNAPQPTEALAVVVTEEPTAVALAITATPEPSDTPRPTATDTATITPSPTATDTDTPEPTVTLTRTATDTATPEPTVSRTPSDTPEPTDTATPEPSDTPRPTATATDTITPSPTATDTDTPEPTVTLTRTATDTATPEPTASRTPSDTPEPTDTATPEASDTPRPTNTATATGTDTPEPTDTATPRPTAVALVASDTPTATRTIEPSDTPEPTDTATPEPSNTPRPTNTASATATRTPSDTPVPTETDTPEPTDTARPTATGTAMPRPTLTPTHTPSVTPSSTRTPSNTPEPTATATATPSPTATASRTPSRTPSDTPEPTDTATPRDTLTPSPTGPTPTLTFTPYPTLTPSATPVGGEQTSTPAPSGCVVPEDWTPYTIQSGDTLFRLALRWGLTVDELAEGNCIEDRNNITSGQIIYAPADSNVTPVPLTPGAQTSATPTRIESMISFDCGNPDATITNPAAGTILSGTVAIYGTATDPDFQFYRLQVSGSGTNDADFATLNSFFQPVINGQLGTVPTDAFAPGDYWLRLSVVDNSGQYRPQCTVQVRFD, encoded by the coding sequence ATGCAGCGCCGCCGGGACCGAGGCAGTGAACTGGTCGTCGCGATTGCCGCCATTGGAACGCTGGCGCTGGCGCTGACGTTCGGCGTCATCCTGACGTTGAGCAGCAGCAGCGACGATGACGAGAACAGCACGGCGACCGCCGTCGTGGAGCAGATCGGCGGGGGCGTAACGCCCACCGTCGCGCTGACCGAAGCCGCAACCGAGATCGCGACTGAGATCGCCACCGAAATCGCCACCGAGGAACCGAGCGCCACGCCGCGTCCGACCCGCACAGCGACCGCAGTTCCGACGGACACAGCCGCCCCCACAGCCACACGCACGCCGCAGCCGAGCGACACCGCCCTGGCCGACACCGACACGCCCGAACCAACCGATACTAACGCGCCGCAGCCAACCGAAGCGCTCGCCGTGGTCGTGACCGAGGAGCCAACCGCCGTCGCGCTGGCGATCACTGCCACACCGGAGCCGAGCGACACGCCGCGTCCGACTGCGACCGACACTGCCACGATTACGCCGTCGCCCACCGCAACGGACACGGATACTCCGGAACCGACAGTGACGCTGACGAGGACGGCCACCGACACCGCGACGCCAGAACCGACGGTCTCACGCACGCCGTCCGATACGCCGGAGCCAACCGACACCGCCACGCCGGAGCCGAGCGACACGCCGCGTCCGACTGCAACCGCCACGGACACGATTACGCCGTCGCCCACCGCAACGGACACGGATACTCCGGAACCAACAGTGACGTTGACGAGGACGGCCACCGACACCGCGACGCCAGAACCGACGGCCTCGCGCACGCCATCCGACACGCCGGAGCCAACCGACACCGCCACGCCGGAGGCGAGCGACACGCCGCGTCCAACCAACACGGCGACCGCAACCGGCACGGACACGCCGGAGCCTACGGACACCGCCACGCCGCGCCCGACCGCCGTCGCGCTGGTCGCCAGCGATACGCCCACGGCTACCCGCACAATCGAGCCGTCGGATACACCGGAGCCAACCGATACGGCCACGCCGGAGCCGAGCAACACGCCGCGTCCAACCAACACGGCGTCTGCCACGGCAACGCGGACCCCGTCCGATACGCCTGTGCCAACTGAAACGGACACGCCCGAACCGACCGATACGGCACGGCCCACTGCGACCGGCACCGCCATGCCGCGCCCGACCCTAACGCCGACCCATACACCCAGCGTGACGCCGTCTTCGACGCGGACGCCTTCGAATACGCCGGAACCCACCGCTACGGCGACGGCGACGCCCAGCCCGACCGCGACGGCCTCGCGCACGCCTTCGCGCACGCCGTCTGACACGCCGGAACCGACCGACACCGCCACACCGCGCGACACGCTCACGCCGTCGCCGACCGGTCCCACGCCGACGTTGACCTTCACGCCTTATCCGACGCTGACGCCGAGCGCCACGCCCGTCGGCGGCGAGCAGACCAGCACGCCCGCGCCGAGCGGCTGCGTCGTACCCGAAGACTGGACGCCCTACACCATCCAGAGCGGCGACACGCTCTTCCGGCTGGCGCTGCGCTGGGGTCTGACCGTCGACGAGCTGGCCGAGGGGAACTGCATCGAGGATCGCAACAACATCACGTCCGGCCAGATCATCTACGCCCCGGCGGACAGCAACGTCACGCCGGTTCCGCTGACACCGGGCGCGCAGACCTCCGCCACGCCGACGCGCATCGAGAGCATGATCAGCTTCGACTGCGGCAACCCGGACGCGACGATCACCAACCCGGCGGCGGGCACGATCCTCAGCGGGACGGTCGCGATTTACGGCACGGCGACCGACCCGGACTTCCAGTTCTACCGGCTCCAGGTGTCCGGTTCCGGCACGAACGACGCCGACTTCGCAACGCTGAACTCGTTCTTCCAGCCGGTGATCAACGGGCAGCTTGGCACGGTCCCGACCGACGCCTTCGCGCCCGGCGACTACTGGCTGCGCCTGAGCGTCGTAGACAACAGCGGGCAGTACCGCCCGCAGTGCACGGTCCAGGTCCGGTTCGACTAG
- a CDS encoding LCP family protein, with protein sequence MRHAFRFAALLGLLIVLVGSLFAASLITPGGALAALQATIPPTNTPRATIPPTNTPRVAATDPATVVPTQPAILPTPTLYYPDVVTNSEQATAIPTAMPRLRAVDDNGNAYNVLNVLLLGHDGDIVPTDPNFHTDTMIVVSVNRDTNTVSMLSLPRDLFVYIPNFGMGRLNQAYAYGESIGWTDGGWGMLAQTILYNFGIDVHYYAMIDFEAFEQIIDTVGGVTVAVDCPIQDQWCTGAACADGVAGNETNEDYELRTLDVGVYDMDADLALWYSRSRANTLDFDRGRRQQQILRAIWARGKDLGMIAELPSLWDQMTSVVQTNFPLSEALTLAPLALTIQPNDIENHFFRKGAETVAWQPASGPYAGAYVQLPGPNGGMNLLLEDFISPPTSNRLRLENPGIQIYNGTANENWDLVAQDRLIWEGFAPQAMGHRDGDYPQTVIIDHTGSSKGSSLNDLVRLLNVAPNNIQMEPDPNRTVDFEIILGSDYNSCVDRQWVAPKDTGS encoded by the coding sequence ATGCGCCACGCATTCCGCTTTGCCGCGCTGCTCGGCCTGCTGATCGTCCTGGTCGGCAGCCTGTTCGCCGCGAGCCTGATCACACCCGGCGGCGCGCTGGCCGCGCTTCAGGCCACCATCCCGCCGACAAACACGCCGCGCGCGACGATTCCGCCGACCAATACGCCGCGCGTCGCCGCGACCGACCCGGCGACCGTCGTGCCAACGCAGCCCGCGATCCTGCCCACCCCGACGCTGTACTATCCCGACGTGGTGACGAACAGCGAGCAGGCGACGGCTATCCCTACGGCCATGCCGCGTCTGCGCGCCGTGGACGACAACGGCAACGCCTACAATGTGCTCAACGTGCTGCTGCTCGGCCACGACGGCGACATTGTGCCCACCGATCCCAACTTCCACACCGACACGATGATCGTCGTCTCGGTCAACCGCGACACGAACACGGTGAGCATGCTCTCACTGCCCCGCGACCTGTTCGTGTATATCCCCAACTTCGGCATGGGGCGGCTGAACCAGGCGTACGCCTACGGTGAAAGCATCGGCTGGACCGACGGCGGCTGGGGCATGCTGGCCCAGACGATCCTCTACAACTTCGGGATCGACGTACACTACTACGCCATGATCGACTTCGAGGCGTTCGAGCAGATCATCGATACCGTCGGCGGCGTGACCGTGGCCGTGGACTGCCCGATCCAGGACCAGTGGTGCACCGGCGCGGCCTGCGCGGACGGCGTGGCGGGCAATGAGACGAACGAGGACTATGAGCTGCGCACGCTGGACGTGGGCGTTTACGACATGGACGCCGACCTCGCACTGTGGTATTCGCGCAGCCGCGCCAACACGCTGGACTTCGACCGGGGCCGCCGCCAGCAGCAGATCCTGCGCGCGATCTGGGCCAGGGGCAAGGACCTGGGCATGATCGCCGAGCTGCCCAGCCTGTGGGATCAGATGACGTCCGTCGTGCAGACCAACTTCCCGCTGTCCGAAGCGCTGACGCTGGCCCCCCTGGCGCTGACGATCCAGCCCAACGACATCGAGAATCACTTCTTCCGCAAGGGCGCGGAGACGGTCGCGTGGCAGCCCGCATCCGGCCCCTACGCGGGCGCGTACGTGCAGCTCCCCGGCCCCAACGGCGGCATGAACCTGCTGCTGGAGGACTTCATCTCGCCGCCGACCAGCAACCGTCTGCGCCTGGAAAACCCCGGCATCCAGATCTACAACGGGACCGCCAACGAAAACTGGGATCTCGTCGCGCAGGATCGCCTCATCTGGGAAGGCTTCGCACCCCAGGCGATGGGTCACCGCGATGGCGACTATCCGCAGACGGTCATCATCGATCACACCGGCAGCAGCAAGGGCAGCAGCCTGAACGACCTGGTGCGCCTGCTCAACGTCGCGCCCAACAACATCCAGATGGAGCCGGACCCGAACCGCACTGTGGACTTTGAGATCATCCTCGGCAGCGACTACAACTCGTGCGTGGACCGCCAGTGGGTCGCGCCGAAGGATACCGGCAGCTAG
- a CDS encoding YebC/PmpR family DNA-binding transcriptional regulator, producing the protein MSGHNKWSTIKRKKGAEDAKRGKIFTRVTREIMMAAREGSPDPDSNAALRLAVDKARAANMPKDNIERAINRGAGIGDDAVQMESIVYEGYGPGGTAIVIDVLTDNKNRTLADIKYVFNRNNGNMAAAGSVLWQFDQKGYIAVNADGVDYDELFLAAAEVGAEDVQQAEDDVYNIYTPREDLARVAGALREAGYKIEDSELTWVPKNEVELETQQAMQVMGLIEKLEDLDDIQGVASNLRITDEVAAALEAA; encoded by the coding sequence ATGTCTGGTCATAATAAGTGGTCCACCATTAAGCGCAAGAAGGGCGCGGAAGACGCGAAGCGCGGCAAGATTTTCACGCGCGTCACGCGCGAAATTATGATGGCTGCACGCGAAGGCAGTCCCGACCCGGATTCGAATGCAGCGCTGCGGCTGGCGGTCGATAAAGCGCGGGCTGCGAACATGCCCAAGGACAACATCGAGCGCGCGATCAATCGCGGCGCGGGCATCGGCGATGACGCCGTGCAGATGGAATCCATCGTCTACGAGGGTTACGGCCCCGGCGGCACGGCCATCGTCATCGACGTGCTGACCGACAACAAAAACCGCACCCTGGCTGACATCAAGTACGTCTTCAACCGCAACAATGGCAACATGGCGGCGGCAGGCTCGGTACTGTGGCAGTTCGACCAGAAGGGCTACATCGCGGTCAACGCGGACGGCGTGGACTACGACGAGCTGTTCCTGGCGGCGGCGGAAGTCGGCGCGGAAGACGTGCAGCAGGCTGAAGACGACGTGTACAACATCTATACCCCGCGCGAAGACCTCGCGCGCGTGGCGGGCGCCCTGCGCGAAGCCGGGTACAAGATCGAGGACAGCGAATTGACCTGGGTCCCCAAGAACGAAGTCGAGCTGGAGACGCAGCAAGCAATGCAGGTTATGGGCCTGATCGAGAAACTCGAAGATCTGGATGACATTCAGGGCGTCGCCTCCAATCTGCGCATCACCGACGAGGTAGCCGCCGCCCTCGAAGCCGCCTAA
- the ruvC gene encoding crossover junction endodeoxyribonuclease RuvC: protein MLVLGIDPGTATTGFGLVREHDDGTLEAAHYGVITTPAKTPMPDRLHMLYREMSALIATYQPDAAAIETLFFGKNVTTAITVAQGRGVILLALAEAGLPIREYKPSEIKQAIAGYGNAEKYQMQEMIRQLLDLDDIPRPDDAADGLGVAITDLNASRFERMAWD from the coding sequence ATGTTAGTGCTGGGCATCGACCCTGGAACGGCGACCACCGGCTTCGGCCTAGTCCGCGAGCACGACGACGGCACGCTGGAAGCGGCACATTACGGCGTGATCACCACGCCTGCCAAAACGCCGATGCCCGACCGGCTGCACATGCTCTACCGCGAGATGTCCGCGTTGATCGCCACATACCAGCCGGACGCCGCCGCCATCGAGACGCTGTTCTTCGGCAAAAACGTCACTACAGCGATCACCGTCGCGCAGGGACGCGGGGTGATCCTGCTCGCCCTGGCCGAAGCGGGTCTGCCCATCCGTGAGTACAAGCCTTCCGAGATCAAGCAGGCCATCGCGGGTTATGGCAACGCGGAAAAGTACCAGATGCAGGAGATGATCCGCCAACTTCTGGACCTGGACGACATCCCCCGCCCCGACGATGCCGCCGACGGCCTGGGCGTGGCGATCACCGACCTGAATGCCAGCCGCTTCGAGCGCATGGCGTGGGACTGA
- the ruvA gene encoding Holliday junction branch migration protein RuvA, protein MIDILTGQVAVLGDDYVVVMVGGVGLRVYVPKTIFDTVTGRGQILTLYTHLVVREDALILYGFPNEEERTLFDTLITVSGVGPRLAVAILGALSVEHLHNAVASESPEILTRVPGIGKKLAQKLVFELKDKLRADLPLGLSAISDVDTDVLATLTALGYSVVEAQSALQSIPRDAPQDVEERVRIALEYFA, encoded by the coding sequence ATGATCGATATTCTGACCGGCCAGGTGGCCGTGCTGGGCGACGATTACGTGGTAGTGATGGTGGGTGGCGTCGGGCTGCGCGTCTACGTGCCCAAGACGATCTTCGACACCGTCACCGGGCGCGGGCAGATCCTCACGCTCTACACGCACCTCGTCGTGCGCGAGGATGCGCTCATCCTCTACGGCTTCCCCAACGAGGAAGAACGCACCCTGTTCGACACGCTGATCACCGTCAGCGGCGTGGGGCCACGCCTCGCCGTCGCAATCCTGGGCGCACTGTCGGTCGAGCACCTGCACAACGCCGTCGCGTCCGAAAGCCCGGAGATCCTGACGCGCGTGCCGGGCATCGGCAAGAAGCTGGCGCAGAAGCTGGTCTTCGAGCTGAAGGACAAGCTGAGGGCCGATTTGCCGCTTGGCCTCAGCGCCATCAGCGACGTGGACACCGACGTGCTGGCGACTCTGACCGCGCTCGGTTACAGCGTAGTCGAGGCGCAGTCGGCGCTGCAATCCATCCCCCGCGACGCGCCGCAAGACGTCGAGGAGCGCGTGCGCATCGCGCTGGAATACTTCGCCTGA